Within the Pseudomonas chlororaphis subsp. aurantiaca genome, the region TGCCCCTGGGGATGATCAGCAATGGCATGCACTACCGCAAATCCATCGACCTGAGCTTCCGCAGCCGTGGCCTCGACCCGCAGCCGATCCTCGAAAGCGATTCCACCTATCAGCTGTTCCAGGCGATTCACGAAGGCTTCTGCTGCTCGATCATGCCGCTGTCCAGCGGCCTGGAAAACCCGATCGAAAACCTGGCGTTCATCAACCTGCCGGATGCCAGCGTGCTGGCGCCCCTGGGCCTGGTGATGCGCAAGACCGAACCGCGCTCGGCCATCGCCGAAAAGTGCTTTGCCGAAGCCAGGAAACTGTTTGCCGCACCAGAACCAACGGCCGACTAAAGCTGCTGCGCCGCAGGGCGCATCCCTGCCCTACCAGCGACTGGCGGCCAGTTGGTCGCTCTCCCTGCCCTCTACCCAACGCTCGCCGGACGAAGTCTGTTCGCGCTTCCAGAACGGCGCGCGGGTTTTCAGGTAGTCCATCAGGAAGGCGCAGGCCTCGAAGGCCGCCTGCCGATGGGCGCTGGCTACGCCGACAAACACGATCGGCTCAGCCACCTGCAACAGTCCCACCCGATGCACGACCCTGACCCGTTGCAGCGGCCAGCGCTCATTGGCCTCATCGACGATGCGCTGCAACGCGCGCTCGGTCATGCCCGGGTAATGTTCGAGGAACAGGCTGCCGACCTGTTCCCCCAGGTTCAGGTCGCGCACATAGCCGACGAAAGTCACCACCGCGCCAACGCTCGGGTCCCCGCCGTGCACCTCGCGGTGCAGTCGATCGAGGTCGAGGGCCTCGGCCTGGACATGCACGGTCATGGCTCAGCCCCCGGTGACTTGCGGAAAAAACGCGATCTCGTCGAAGTCCTCGATGGACGCGTCGAGGTTGCACAGGTCCTGGTTCAGCGCGCACATCAGGCTGTTTTCGCCAAGTACCGCCTGCCAGGTCTCGCCCCTGGCCATCAGCAACTTCCTGACATCGCCGACGCTGCGCAACGAATCATCCAGCGCGATCTTCTCGCCGCCGATACCGAGCTGCTCGCGATAACGGGCAAAGTAGTTGATCAGAATCATGCTGTGGCTCCCGCGTCAAAGGTGCCTGATCGTCCGCCCTGTTTCTTCAACAGCTGGATGCTGTCGATGACCATGCCGCGGTCGACCGCCTTGCACATGTCGTAGATGGTCAGCGCAGCCACACTGGCCGCGGTGAGGGCTTCCAGCTCGACCCCGGTGCGGCCGTTCAGCCGGCAGGTGGCGACTATCCTGACGCTGTCGGGCTCGACGGCCCTCAGCTCGAGGTGAATCGAGCCGAGCATCAGCGGGTGGCAGAGCGGGATGAGTTCATGGGTTTTCTTCGCCGCCATGATGCCCGCGATGCGCGCGACCGCGAACACGTCGCCCTTGGGGTGGCCGTTCTGCTGGATCAGTTGCAAGGTGGCGGGCCGCATGCGCACCCAGGCCTGGGCCTGGGCTTCGCGGTCGGTGGACTGCTTGTCGCTGACATCGACCATATTGGCGCGGCCTTCGGCGTCCAGATGAGTCAGGGTGGTGGAGTCGTGGGGCATGGTTATCCTCGCAGCCGGCTGGCTGGGTTGAGTACTTGATGTTGCCCGGGGGAACCGGGGCGAACGCGTGGGCGCCGATCAGCTCAGCACGAAGTCCACCGGTTGCAGCACCGGCGGCAGTTGGGTCGCCCCCAGGGCATCCAGTACCTCGCGCTCGATGGTGCGTACCAGGGCGTTGGTCGGCAGGTCGTTCTCGTCCCGGCCGAAAGGGTCTTCCAGCTCGTCGCCAATGGCATCCAGGCCGAAGAACGTATAACTGACGATGGCCGTGAAGATCGGCGTCAGCCAGCCCAGGGGCTCGGCCATGGCAAAGGGCAGCAGGATGCAGAAGATGTAGCTGGTGCGGTGCAGCAACAGCGTGTAGGGAAAAGGCAATGGCGTGCTCTTGATCCGTTCGCAGATGGTCTGGGCGTTGGTCAGGCTGCTCAGGTGATTGGCCAGCAGCGTGTAGCGCCATTCGCTGATCGCCCCGGATTCGGCCAGGGTCGAGCACTGTTGGCCGACGTGGCGCAGGATGCTGTCCGGCACGTTGGGCGCCTGGGCCACCGGCAACCGGCTCAACCAGGTGCCCGCCGCGCTCGACTCGTCTTCCTGGCGCAGCCTGGCGTTGAGCGCATGGGCAAAGCCGCAGAGGTCGCGCAGGATCTGGCCGCGCTGCCGCGAATCCTTGACCACCTGGGTTTCGCGGATCATCGAACGCACCTCCGTCACCAGTGTACCCAGGGACTTGCGCGCTTCATACCAGCGGTCGTAGCAGGCATTGTTGCGAAAGCTCATGAAGATCGACAGCGACAGGCCCAACAGGGTGAACGGCGTGGCATTGACCCTGGAGAAATAGGCCGGGTACAGGGTCTCGATAAACACGATCGCCGAGGCCAGCAGGGTCACCAGCAGGCTGCGCAGGGCGATGCGCTTGGCAATCGAGCCCTTGAGGGAGATCAGCACATTGATCAGGTTGGGTTTGGATCTGACGATCATCGCAAGACAGCCTTTTTGCAGAGGAGAAAACCGCGCGGGTTAGCCGCCGGTCATGTTCATGAACCGCACCACTTGCACCTCGTCATTGAGTTCGAAGTTGTGGCGGTACGGCTTGATTTTCATCGCCTCGATGATTGCCCGCTCCAGGCGCTCCGGCTCGCCCGGATGGCTGCGCAGCACCTGCTTCAGGTCGACCGAATGCTCGTTGCCCAGGCACAGCAGCAGCCGGCCCTCGACGGTCAGCCGCACCCGGTTGCAGGTGGCGCAGAAGTTGTGGCTGTGGGGCGAGATGAACCCCAGGCGAATCTCCGGCGCCTCGGCCAGGCGCCAGTAACGCGACGGCCCCTGGGTCGATTCGGTGGAGTCGATCAGGGTGTAGCGCTCGGCGATGCGCTCGCGCACCTGGGCGCTGGAAAAGAACGCATCGGCGCGGCTGTGTTCGCTGATCACCCCCAGGGGCATCTCTTCGATAAAAGAGATGTCCAGCCCACGGTCGATGGCAAACCCCACCAGGTCGTTGATCTCGTGATCGTTGCGCCCTTTCATCACCACGCAGTTGAGCTTGGTGTGCTGGAAACCGGCGGCGTTCGCCGCATCGATGCCGGCAATGACCTGGGCCAGGTCGCCGGTGCGGGTCAGCTCGCGAAAGCGCGTGGCATCGAGGCTGTCGATACTGATGTTCAGGCGCTTGAGCCCGGCATCGAACAGGGGCGCCGCCAGTTTGCCCAACTGCGAGCCATTGGTGGTCATGCACAGCTCGCGCAGCCCCGGCAGCGCGGCAATGCGCCGGCACAGCTCGACGACGCCCTGGCGGATCAGGGGTTCGCCCCCGGTCAGGCGGATTTTCCGGGTGCCCAGGGCGACGAAACTGTGCGCCAGCTGATAGAGCTCCTCCAGGGTCAGGATGCGTTGCCGCGGCAGGAACTGCATGTCTTCGGCCATGCAATACACACAGCGAAAGTCGCAGCGATCGGTCACCGACATCCGCAGATAGTCGACTCGCCGGGAAAAACCATCCTGCAGGATTCGATCTGACATTACCGCCTCCATCAACACTTCAGGCGCATTGACCAGAAGGCTGTTATTGGAAGGCCGCCGTTATAGAGGGGCCTTGTTGCGGCAAGACTAAGTTCAATTAAAAGCGCCGTCTAATCGCTATTAACAACCGGTTGATCAATAGGATCTATCAAGCAAAAAGCACCTGAAATGACCCCGCCTTAAATTAATAATTTATTGATTTATTTTGATTTTTTCATTGATAGAGGATCTCGATCAACTGGTCATTAATAGCGATTAGACAGGCACTTCACGGCCAACATAGGCTTGTTCCCGTAGTACTTGAGCGGCACCCGTGAAGTGAATAAATGCGCATGCCTTGTAACTGGCTGCAAATAAAAGCGCATTTAACCGCACAACAAAACAGTCATGAACAATGACTTGGCATTAGGCACAGCCTACGTGCGATGTCCTGGAGAAGAACCATGAGCGAAGTTGAACGCTACAAACCATACAAGGGGGCGGCCGCCGGTTGGGGCGCGCTGATTGCCGTGACCAGGAACTGGTTGGGCAGCGAAAACGCCTTCAAGAACATTCGCACCATGCTCAAGACCAACCAGAACGGCGGTTTCGACTGCCCGGGCTGCGCCTGGGGCGAATCGCCGGAAAACGGCATGGTCAAGTTCTGCGAGAACGGCGCCAAGGCGGTCAACTGGGAAGCCACCGGGCGCCTGGTCAACCCGGCCTTCTTCAATAAATACACGGTGTCGGCGCTGGCGGCGCAAAGCGACTACTGGCTCGAATACCAGGGCCGCCTGACCCACCCGATGCGTTACGACGCCAGCACTGACCGCTATGTCGAAACCAGTTGGGACGATGCCTTCGCCCTGATCGCCGAGCACCTGAACGCTCTGGAGTCGCCCGACCAGGCCGAGTTCTACACCTCGGGCCGGGCCAGCAACGAGGCCGCCTACCTCTACCAGCTGTTCGTGCGTGCCTACGGCACCAACAACTTCCCGGACTGCTCGAACATGTGCCACGAGGCCAGCGGCCTGGGCATGGACGACAGCGTTGGCGTGGGCAAAGGCACGGTGACCTTCGATGACCTGGAGGAAGCCGACGCCATTTTCGTCATCGGCCAGAACCCCGGCACCAACCATCCGCGGATGCTCGAACCGCTGCGCGAAGCGGTGAAGCGTGGAGCCCAGGTGATCTGTTTCAACCCGCTGAAAGAGCGTGGCCTGGAACGCTTCCAGCACCCGCAGCACCCGTTGGAAATGCTCACCAACGGCTCGGAACCCACCTCCTCCGCCTACTTCCGCCCGGCCCTGGGCGGCGACATGGCGGCCATGCGCGGCATCGCCAAGTTCCTCTGGCAGTGGGAACGCGAAGCCCTGGCGAACAATGGCGAGGCGGTGTTCGACCGCGCCTTCATCGCCGAACACACCTCGGGCCTGGACGCCTACCTGGCCGAGGTCGACGCCACCAGCTGGGAGCACATCCTCGAACAGTCCGGGCTGTCCCTGCAGGACATCGAGCTGGCCGCGCGCATGTACCGCAAGGCCAAGCGGGTGATCATGTGCTGGGC harbors:
- the moaC gene encoding cyclic pyranopterin monophosphate synthase MoaC, with translation MPHDSTTLTHLDAEGRANMVDVSDKQSTDREAQAQAWVRMRPATLQLIQQNGHPKGDVFAVARIAGIMAAKKTHELIPLCHPLMLGSIHLELRAVEPDSVRIVATCRLNGRTGVELEALTAASVAALTIYDMCKAVDRGMVIDSIQLLKKQGGRSGTFDAGATA
- a CDS encoding bestrophin family protein: MIVRSKPNLINVLISLKGSIAKRIALRSLLVTLLASAIVFIETLYPAYFSRVNATPFTLLGLSLSIFMSFRNNACYDRWYEARKSLGTLVTEVRSMIRETQVVKDSRQRGQILRDLCGFAHALNARLRQEDESSAAGTWLSRLPVAQAPNVPDSILRHVGQQCSTLAESGAISEWRYTLLANHLSSLTNAQTICERIKSTPLPFPYTLLLHRTSYIFCILLPFAMAEPLGWLTPIFTAIVSYTFFGLDAIGDELEDPFGRDENDLPTNALVRTIEREVLDALGATQLPPVLQPVDFVLS
- the moaA gene encoding GTP 3',8-cyclase MoaA; its protein translation is MSDRILQDGFSRRVDYLRMSVTDRCDFRCVYCMAEDMQFLPRQRILTLEELYQLAHSFVALGTRKIRLTGGEPLIRQGVVELCRRIAALPGLRELCMTTNGSQLGKLAAPLFDAGLKRLNISIDSLDATRFRELTRTGDLAQVIAGIDAANAAGFQHTKLNCVVMKGRNDHEINDLVGFAIDRGLDISFIEEMPLGVISEHSRADAFFSSAQVRERIAERYTLIDSTESTQGPSRYWRLAEAPEIRLGFISPHSHNFCATCNRVRLTVEGRLLLCLGNEHSVDLKQVLRSHPGEPERLERAIIEAMKIKPYRHNFELNDEVQVVRFMNMTGG
- the moaE gene encoding molybdopterin synthase catalytic subunit MoaE, with amino-acid sequence MTVHVQAEALDLDRLHREVHGGDPSVGAVVTFVGYVRDLNLGEQVGSLFLEHYPGMTERALQRIVDEANERWPLQRVRVVHRVGLLQVAEPIVFVGVASAHRQAAFEACAFLMDYLKTRAPFWKREQTSSGERWVEGRESDQLAASRW
- a CDS encoding MoaD/ThiS family protein, with the translated sequence MILINYFARYREQLGIGGEKIALDDSLRSVGDVRKLLMARGETWQAVLGENSLMCALNQDLCNLDASIEDFDEIAFFPQVTGG